Proteins found in one Roseinatronobacter sp. S2 genomic segment:
- a CDS encoding type IV secretory system conjugative DNA transfer family protein → MIKTRVLAGLGLFAALGLTLAYILATGYLALKLTGSAATLDWGLLVQNWQALRFHHPDVWQVVWLIFLFATLGTLLLGSFVVHEGLTRFGETHWQLRSELKRNGFFAKPGRGFLLGKMGKPKSNAKFLCSTTFPHCLVVAPTGRGKGTGFVIPNLLCFVGSAVVLDVKGENFDKTSRKRRARGDKVWRFAPVDWDRPTHRYNPLQRIAALPNPDQRQMELRKTANLFLQADGENAKGLLEGGIDLFVACGILAMERNLPTIGEIYRLASSGGDKNKQYAGYAEEVRSPSARLIFERMASTNDRTLTSYLSLLMTSGLSAWDNPTIDRATSVSDFDFSSFRRKPQTVYLVVSPDNIRPLAPLIRLFFSDLIASLQDHEPGEDEPWPVMIMLDEFDRLGKMPIVAESIKTLRSYGGHLAIITQTIPALDEIYGENTRLSLQGGAGVKLYMTPSEKRTVTEVSEGVGMTTKRVVSKSRAMGRGMFDTNVSERTEERPLLTEDEAARLDLDDIILVIDGQHPARAKRIKYYEDAKLRHMFEGQTGDYPLPLGGKLNAQDAAEIDDRVVAIVQRQTEGMIAAQRVGAGAVAASAGEVAPPVLRKAPRASVSLLTGLLDISDFDAAKAPRRLPLPGQSTNGAKQPPALQMSRRGRMSTSVMAKAQLIAPTAENCAAIESITQEIELIRKQGKAA, encoded by the coding sequence ATGATTAAGACACGCGTTCTCGCAGGCCTCGGCCTCTTTGCCGCGCTCGGGCTTACGCTCGCCTATATTCTGGCCACAGGCTATCTGGCGCTCAAACTCACCGGTAGCGCCGCCACCCTCGATTGGGGCCTCCTGGTGCAGAACTGGCAAGCGCTCCGGTTCCACCATCCCGATGTCTGGCAGGTGGTCTGGCTGATCTTTCTCTTTGCCACCTTGGGCACCTTGCTGCTGGGCTCATTTGTCGTCCATGAGGGACTGACACGCTTTGGCGAGACCCATTGGCAGTTGAGGTCCGAATTGAAGCGCAACGGCTTTTTTGCAAAACCCGGGCGCGGGTTCCTGCTGGGCAAGATGGGCAAGCCGAAATCCAATGCGAAGTTCCTCTGCTCCACAACCTTCCCGCATTGTCTGGTCGTCGCCCCCACAGGTCGCGGCAAAGGGACAGGTTTCGTGATCCCGAACCTTCTGTGCTTTGTCGGGTCGGCCGTGGTGCTCGATGTGAAAGGCGAGAATTTCGACAAGACCTCGCGCAAGCGTCGCGCACGCGGTGACAAGGTCTGGCGCTTTGCCCCGGTTGATTGGGACCGCCCCACGCATCGCTACAACCCCCTGCAGCGCATCGCGGCGCTCCCCAATCCCGACCAGCGCCAGATGGAGTTGCGCAAGACCGCCAATCTGTTCCTGCAGGCCGATGGCGAGAATGCCAAGGGCCTGCTCGAGGGCGGCATCGATCTCTTTGTCGCCTGCGGGATCCTCGCGATGGAACGCAACCTGCCCACCATTGGCGAAATCTACCGCCTGGCCTCTTCGGGGGGCGACAAGAACAAGCAATATGCAGGCTATGCCGAGGAAGTTCGCAGCCCCTCTGCGCGGCTTATTTTTGAGCGCATGGCCTCGACCAATGACCGCACGCTGACCTCCTATCTCTCGCTTTTGATGACATCGGGCCTCAGCGCCTGGGACAACCCGACCATTGACCGCGCGACATCCGTGTCGGATTTCGACTTCTCGAGCTTCCGGCGCAAACCGCAGACCGTCTATCTGGTGGTCTCGCCTGACAATATCCGGCCCTTGGCGCCGCTGATCCGGCTCTTCTTCTCCGACCTGATCGCCAGCCTGCAGGACCATGAACCCGGCGAGGACGAGCCCTGGCCCGTGATGATCATGCTCGATGAATTCGACCGACTGGGCAAAATGCCGATCGTGGCCGAGAGCATCAAGACCCTGCGGTCCTACGGGGGCCATCTGGCGATCATCACCCAGACCATTCCGGCGCTTGACGAAATCTATGGAGAAAACACCCGCCTCTCGCTGCAGGGCGGGGCCGGCGTCAAGCTCTACATGACCCCGTCTGAGAAGCGCACCGTCACCGAGGTGAGCGAAGGCGTGGGCATGACCACCAAGCGCGTGGTGTCGAAATCGCGCGCCATGGGGCGGGGCATGTTCGACACCAATGTCAGCGAACGCACCGAAGAACGGCCATTGCTCACCGAGGATGAGGCCGCGCGGCTCGATCTTGATGACATCATCCTCGTGATTGACGGCCAGCACCCGGCCCGCGCCAAGCGGATCAAATACTATGAGGACGCGAAACTCCGGCATATGTTTGAAGGGCAGACGGGCGATTACCCCCTGCCGCTCGGGGGCAAGCTGAATGCGCAGGACGCGGCCGAGATCGATGATCGGGTGGTCGCCATCGTGCAGCGCCAGACCGAAGGCATGATTGCCGCGCAGCGGGTGGGGGCTGGCGCTGTGGCCGCATCAGCCGGGGAAGTCGCCCCACCGGTACTCCGCAAGGCACCGCGGGCCAGCGTGTCGCTCTTGACAGGTCTGCTCGACATATCTGATTTCGACGCGGCCAAAGCTCCCCGGCGCTTGCCTTTGCCAGGTCAGTCCACGAACGGCGCGAAGCAACCCCCGGCGCTTCAGATGTCGCGGCGGGGGCGCATGAGCACCTCTGTCATGGCCAAAGCGCAGCTCATCGCCCCCACAGCAGAAAACTGTGCAGCGATCGAGAGCATCACACAGGAAATCGAGTTGATCCGGAAGCAGGGCAAGGCTGCGTGA
- a CDS encoding type IIL restriction-modification enzyme MmeI, whose product MTPQEFIAKWRHVELKERSASQSHFNDLCRLLGVDDPVTADPKGEWFTFEKGASKTSGGEGWADVWRKGHFAWEYKGPKKDLDRAFAQLLQYAIALENPPLLITSDTDRIRIHTNWTNTVQRVYDLSLDDLADGSKRDLLRAAFTDPEKLRPTKTRQSLTEDAAAHFANLALRLRGRGHDAEEVAHFVNRLIFCMFAEDVGLLPDKMFARMIKAGRSKPEGFAALASTLFAAMQSGGMVGFEQVEWFNGGLFDSEAALPLDW is encoded by the coding sequence ATGACCCCCCAAGAATTCATCGCCAAGTGGCGGCATGTAGAACTCAAGGAACGCAGCGCCAGCCAGTCGCATTTCAACGACCTGTGCCGCCTGCTTGGGGTTGATGATCCTGTCACCGCCGATCCCAAGGGCGAATGGTTCACATTCGAGAAGGGCGCATCCAAGACGAGCGGCGGCGAAGGCTGGGCCGATGTCTGGCGCAAGGGTCATTTCGCATGGGAGTACAAGGGGCCGAAGAAAGACCTCGACCGGGCCTTCGCGCAGCTTCTGCAATATGCCATCGCGCTCGAAAACCCGCCGCTCCTGATCACGTCGGACACAGACCGCATCCGCATTCACACCAACTGGACGAACACGGTCCAGCGCGTCTATGACCTCTCGCTTGATGATCTGGCCGATGGATCGAAGCGCGATCTGCTGCGCGCGGCCTTCACCGACCCGGAGAAGCTCCGCCCGACCAAGACCCGCCAGAGCCTGACCGAGGACGCCGCCGCGCATTTCGCGAACCTCGCGCTGCGCCTGCGCGGGCGCGGCCATGATGCCGAGGAGGTCGCCCATTTCGTCAACCGGCTGATCTTCTGCATGTTCGCCGAGGATGTGGGCCTTCTGCCCGACAAGATGTTTGCGCGGATGATCAAGGCCGGGCGCTCGAAGCCCGAAGGCTTCGCCGCGCTCGCCAGCACCCTGTTCGCCGCGATGCAGTCGGGCGGCATGGTCGGGTTTGAGCAGGTCGAATGGTTCAACGGCGGCCTGTTCGACAGTGAAGCCGCCCTGCCGCTGGATTGGTAG
- a CDS encoding type II toxin-antitoxin system PrlF family antitoxin, whose amino-acid sequence MQESTVTVKGQTTLPRDVRAALGLSSGDRVRYVILDGEVRILKARSVKELRGVLARAEQRPVSLDQMEEAIGAAASERAKPGA is encoded by the coding sequence ATGCAGGAATCGACTGTCACCGTCAAAGGCCAGACCACATTGCCGCGTGATGTCCGCGCGGCCCTCGGTCTCTCGAGCGGGGACCGGGTGCGCTATGTTATCCTCGACGGTGAGGTGCGCATTCTGAAAGCCCGGTCGGTCAAGGAGTTGCGGGGCGTGCTTGCCCGCGCCGAGCAGCGGCCGGTGTCGCTTGACCAGATGGAAGAGGCGATTGGCGCTGCCGCGTCCGAGCGTGCGAAGCCCGGCGCATGA
- a CDS encoding ATPase, T2SS/T4P/T4SS family codes for MDGLMDAQAGQGQNSYFAQEMERLGPIVRDPSLVELCVNPDGRVWVELQGDSAMRLSAQTLSQTEMGDLASNIASTGNSTLGRSRPVISGSVLYEGRAVRYQVVAPPVVEHGHSISMRFFSSIPLEAIALKFLHGKEISLGDRRTALGRELKGLVARGDLDAAARFCIAHKLNLIVAGGTSTGKTVLARKLISFVPAHERIITIEEAAELIPTQPNTVTLLSDRDNPLRSTDALLTSSLRMRPDRLIVGEVRGAEAMTFLEAINTGHGGSITTLHAETPELAISRLAIAALKSNLPLTYDNMCAYIANSIDVIVQAGRKDGARGITQFYFPALPDEQDPRI; via the coding sequence ATGGACGGGTTGATGGACGCCCAGGCGGGCCAAGGGCAAAACAGCTATTTCGCGCAGGAAATGGAGCGGCTGGGGCCAATTGTGAGGGACCCCAGCCTGGTCGAGCTCTGCGTCAACCCCGATGGCCGCGTCTGGGTCGAGTTGCAAGGCGACAGCGCCATGCGCCTGAGCGCGCAAACCCTGTCGCAGACCGAAATGGGGGATCTGGCGAGCAATATCGCCTCGACCGGCAACAGCACGCTGGGGCGCAGCCGCCCGGTGATTTCGGGCTCGGTTCTCTATGAGGGCCGCGCCGTGCGCTATCAGGTCGTGGCGCCGCCTGTCGTGGAGCATGGGCATTCCATCTCGATGCGGTTTTTTTCCAGCATTCCGCTTGAGGCGATTGCGCTGAAGTTTCTGCATGGCAAGGAAATCTCGCTGGGCGACCGGCGCACGGCGCTGGGGCGGGAGCTGAAGGGGTTGGTTGCGCGTGGCGATCTCGATGCGGCCGCGCGCTTTTGCATTGCCCATAAGCTGAACCTCATCGTCGCGGGCGGCACCTCGACCGGCAAGACCGTGCTCGCGCGCAAGCTGATCTCCTTTGTGCCCGCGCATGAGCGGATCATCACCATCGAGGAAGCGGCCGAGCTGATCCCGACCCAGCCCAACACCGTCACGCTTCTGTCGGACCGGGACAATCCCCTGCGCTCGACTGATGCGCTGCTCACATCCTCGCTGCGCATGCGCCCCGATCGGTTGATCGTGGGCGAGGTGCGCGGGGCCGAGGCCATGACGTTTCTGGAAGCCATCAATACTGGCCATGGTGGCTCGATCACCACGCTGCATGCCGAAACCCCGGAGCTTGCGATCTCGCGCCTCGCCATCGCCGCGCTCAAATCCAACCTGCCGCTGACCTATGACAACATGTGCGCCTATATCGCCAATTCGATCGATGTGATCGTCCAGGCCGGGCGCAAGGACGGCGCGCGCGGCATCACCCAATTCTATTTCCCCGCTCTTCCCGATGAACAGGACCCCCGGATATGA
- a CDS encoding PIN domain-containing protein, whose protein sequence is MIALDTNVLVRFLVQDDPEQARLATKLIDGLTDQDQGFVGREVLVELVWVLERAYGYARGDIAAALDGLLSSVEVRIEDSDDVATAVDRYRNDGFGFADLMIAAAARRVGASELITFDHKAARLPNVRLLTV, encoded by the coding sequence ATGATCGCACTCGACACGAATGTGCTGGTGCGGTTCCTTGTGCAGGATGACCCTGAACAGGCACGACTGGCCACCAAACTCATCGATGGCCTGACGGATCAGGACCAGGGCTTTGTCGGCCGTGAGGTTCTTGTGGAACTGGTTTGGGTGCTGGAGCGCGCCTATGGCTACGCGCGAGGTGACATAGCGGCGGCTCTCGATGGGTTGCTGTCGTCAGTGGAGGTGCGGATCGAGGATTCCGATGATGTGGCCACGGCGGTGGATCGCTACCGCAATGATGGCTTTGGCTTTGCCGATCTGATGATCGCAGCCGCGGCCCGGCGCGTCGGTGCCAGCGAGCTTATCACCTTTGATCACAAGGCCGCGCGCTTGCCCAATGTCAGGCTTCTGACTGTGTAA
- a CDS encoding type II toxin-antitoxin system RelE/ParE family toxin: protein MLDIDWKAPALADLSTILDYVADANPTAAIALLDEIDAKVEQLAEHPKLCRPGRVPGTRELIVRPNYIVVYAETASTITVLRVLHAAQMWP from the coding sequence GTGCTTGATATCGACTGGAAGGCACCCGCGCTGGCCGACCTTTCAACCATCCTCGACTATGTTGCCGATGCCAATCCCACTGCAGCAATTGCGTTGCTGGACGAAATTGACGCCAAGGTCGAACAACTTGCGGAACATCCGAAGCTCTGCAGGCCGGGCAGAGTACCGGGCACTCGGGAACTGATTGTTCGGCCCAATTATATTGTTGTCTACGCGGAAACCGCCAGCACGATCACAGTTCTTCGCGTACTCCATGCTGCGCAGATGTGGCCTTGA
- a CDS encoding class I SAM-dependent DNA methyltransferase: MLDWSEIDPSILGTLFERGLDPDKRSQLGAHYTDRDKIMQIVGPVIVDPLMAEWAEAKGRIEAALDRARKAKAKATATKAETEARAIFSGFLDRLVAFRVLDPACGSGNFLYLALLALKDIEHRVNLEAEALGLQRELPRVGPEAVRGIELNPYAAELARVSVWIGEIQWMRRNGFEAAKNPILRKLGSIQNRDALLNPDGTRADWPAVDVVVGNPPFLGGKKTLSELGADYMKSLRTAYSGRLPNFSDLVCYWFAQAWDQMQDGRLDRAGFVATNSIRSGANREALRPIIEKGRIFQGWSDESWTVDGAAVRVSMICFDKFLGGSAVLDGRKVNRIFSDLTAASSDFTQSAPLAENKSCAFIGVQKSGPFDVSGDLARAWLMSPVNPNSRSNSDILRPYLNGASIVRRPQDIWIIDFGSDRSEAECSLYELPFQYAKEHIFPNRMQNNEKLARELWWQHWRPRPELTLASKTLSRIILTPRVAKHRIFVWRESAVVPDSRLIAIARDDDCCFGILSSNLHERWTMATCSWHGVGNDPTYNAKSCFETFPFPEGLTPNIPAADYADDPRAQKIAAAARLNELRENWLNPADLVERVPEVVPGYPDRILPKDEAAAKELKKRTLTNLYNARPAWLDHAHRALDEAVAEAYGWGDDWRAGKLTDDEILARLFRLNQERAGKVVEA, translated from the coding sequence ATGCTGGACTGGTCCGAAATCGACCCCTCGATCCTTGGCACCCTGTTCGAGCGCGGGCTTGACCCCGACAAGCGCAGCCAGCTTGGCGCGCATTACACTGACCGCGACAAGATCATGCAGATCGTCGGGCCGGTGATCGTGGACCCGCTTATGGCGGAATGGGCCGAGGCGAAGGGCAGGATCGAGGCCGCACTCGACCGCGCCCGCAAAGCCAAGGCGAAGGCGACAGCGACCAAGGCAGAGACAGAGGCACGCGCGATCTTCTCGGGCTTCCTCGACCGGCTGGTGGCTTTCCGCGTTCTGGACCCGGCTTGCGGATCGGGCAACTTCCTGTATCTGGCGCTTCTCGCGCTCAAGGATATCGAGCATAGGGTGAACCTAGAGGCCGAGGCGCTGGGTCTGCAACGCGAGCTTCCCCGCGTCGGCCCAGAGGCCGTGCGCGGGATCGAGCTGAACCCCTACGCCGCCGAACTGGCCCGCGTGTCGGTCTGGATCGGGGAAATCCAGTGGATGCGCCGCAACGGGTTCGAGGCCGCGAAGAATCCGATCCTGCGGAAGCTGGGCAGCATCCAGAACCGAGACGCCTTGCTGAACCCGGACGGCACGCGGGCCGACTGGCCCGCCGTGGATGTGGTTGTCGGCAACCCGCCGTTTCTGGGCGGTAAGAAGACCCTCAGTGAGCTCGGGGCGGATTACATGAAATCGCTCCGGACAGCATACAGCGGCAGATTGCCAAATTTCTCGGACCTTGTTTGCTATTGGTTTGCGCAAGCATGGGACCAAATGCAAGATGGGAGGCTAGATCGCGCAGGTTTTGTTGCTACCAATTCTATCCGAAGCGGTGCGAATAGAGAGGCGCTAAGGCCAATAATTGAGAAAGGACGGATATTTCAAGGGTGGAGCGATGAAAGCTGGACAGTTGACGGTGCTGCTGTTCGCGTTTCAATGATCTGCTTTGATAAATTTTTAGGTGGCTCCGCAGTCTTAGACGGACGTAAAGTAAATAGGATATTTTCTGATCTAACAGCCGCTTCATCTGACTTTACTCAGTCTGCCCCTCTGGCAGAGAATAAGTCATGCGCATTCATTGGCGTTCAAAAAAGTGGACCATTTGATGTATCGGGGGACTTGGCGCGGGCTTGGTTGATGTCTCCAGTTAACCCTAATTCGCGCTCGAACTCGGACATTTTGCGACCATACCTAAATGGTGCCTCTATTGTAAGGCGTCCCCAAGACATCTGGATAATAGATTTTGGCTCCGATCGGTCAGAGGCAGAATGCTCGCTATATGAGCTGCCTTTTCAATATGCGAAAGAGCACATATTTCCTAATCGAATGCAGAATAATGAGAAGCTCGCGCGCGAGCTTTGGTGGCAACATTGGAGGCCGCGCCCTGAATTAACTTTAGCTTCGAAGACATTGAGCCGCATTATTCTGACTCCAAGAGTGGCAAAGCACAGAATTTTCGTATGGCGGGAATCAGCCGTGGTCCCGGACAGTCGATTGATTGCGATAGCTCGCGATGATGATTGTTGCTTTGGCATCTTGTCGTCAAATCTTCACGAACGTTGGACTATGGCGACTTGTTCATGGCATGGCGTCGGTAACGATCCGACTTATAATGCCAAAAGTTGTTTCGAGACCTTCCCCTTCCCCGAGGGCCTGACCCCGAACATCCCCGCCGCCGATTATGCCGATGATCCGCGCGCGCAGAAGATCGCCGCCGCCGCCCGCCTGAACGAACTGCGCGAGAACTGGCTCAACCCCGCCGATCTGGTCGAACGCGTCCCCGAGGTCGTCCCCGGCTACCCTGACCGCATCCTTCCCAAGGACGAGGCCGCCGCGAAGGAACTCAAGAAGCGCACCCTGACCAACCTTTACAACGCCCGGCCCGCATGGCTCGACCACGCCCACCGCGCCCTTGATGAGGCCGTCGCCGAAGCCTATGGCTGGGGCGACGACTGGCGCGCGGGCAAACTGACCGACGACGAAATCCTCGCCCGCCTGTTCCGGCTCAATCAGGAGCGGGCGGGGAAAGTGGTGGAAGCATGA
- a CDS encoding DUF1186 domain-containing protein, with amino-acid sequence MTPDDIMRIFAGRGPLPIKAIEAAREQREAIVPLFLEHINVLQKARIEDLSEDDPFVFIYHLLAEWRETSAYRPMAKLFQREPDYLDALLGDAITETSDRVMFGLFDGDLEPIFEIIRNRRADSFLRGEMFDAITLIALREPALRPLVRDFLAEFHDDADAKTEEEVWWAWAQSVGALGFEDMVSKVRAVFERGWITPDHTAYADFEHVMQVNRTADSASGFAAEYHNRPITDTVAELKGWYCFSPEYLASKSRVQPLALTNPELFGTQPVHSDTKIGRNDPCPCGSGKKYKKCCAT; translated from the coding sequence ATGACACCAGACGACATAATGCGCATTTTCGCCGGCCGCGGACCCTTGCCGATCAAGGCGATCGAGGCCGCGCGCGAACAGCGCGAGGCTATTGTGCCGCTGTTTCTGGAACATATCAACGTTCTGCAAAAGGCGCGGATCGAAGACCTTTCAGAAGATGACCCCTTCGTGTTCATCTACCATCTTCTGGCGGAATGGCGCGAAACCAGCGCCTACCGCCCGATGGCCAAGCTTTTTCAGCGCGAACCGGATTATCTGGACGCGCTGCTGGGCGACGCTATCACCGAAACCTCGGACCGCGTCATGTTTGGGCTTTTCGACGGAGATCTGGAGCCGATCTTCGAGATCATCCGCAACCGAAGAGCCGACAGTTTTCTGCGGGGCGAAATGTTTGACGCCATCACGCTGATCGCGCTGCGAGAACCCGCTTTACGTCCGCTGGTCAGAGACTTTCTGGCGGAATTTCATGACGACGCGGACGCAAAAACCGAGGAAGAAGTCTGGTGGGCCTGGGCGCAATCAGTTGGCGCTCTGGGGTTCGAAGATATGGTCAGCAAGGTGCGCGCTGTCTTTGAACGTGGTTGGATCACGCCTGACCACACTGCCTATGCCGATTTCGAGCATGTCATGCAGGTCAACCGTACCGCCGATAGTGCCAGCGGTTTTGCTGCCGAGTATCACAACCGCCCGATCACTGACACCGTGGCAGAACTCAAGGGCTGGTACTGTTTTTCACCAGAATATCTGGCGAGCAAGTCACGGGTACAGCCGCTCGCTCTCACGAACCCGGAACTCTTTGGCACCCAGCCCGTTCATTCCGACACAAAGATTGGCCGGAATGATCCCTGTCCCTGCGGCAGCGGGAAAAAATACAAGAAGTGCTGCGCGACCTGA
- a CDS encoding type II toxin-antitoxin system RelB/DinJ family antitoxin encodes MPAKTSMVHIRVDDKLKQDATEALAGVGLTLSDAVRILLTRVSAEGGLPAGLASDPDAYDAWFRAKVQDALADARPTTPHRQAMAETRARLKRQPSA; translated from the coding sequence ATGCCCGCCAAAACGTCGATGGTCCATATCCGGGTTGACGACAAGCTCAAGCAGGACGCAACAGAGGCACTGGCCGGCGTCGGGCTGACTTTGTCCGATGCTGTTCGCATTCTGCTGACACGGGTGAGTGCAGAAGGTGGTCTGCCCGCTGGCCTTGCCAGCGATCCAGATGCCTATGACGCATGGTTCCGCGCCAAGGTGCAAGACGCGCTTGCCGACGCGCGCCCAACAACACCACATCGACAAGCGATGGCAGAGACACGCGCACGATTGAAGCGACAACCCAGTGCTTGA
- a CDS encoding DUF2726 domain-containing protein has product MELTPGTFALIAFAVAFVVILAAFISRKGIFAPPFERRPLMNQTELRLFKMLRAELPAGWSVMCQVAYGAFLRNKSYKRYMSINSKRADFVLLDADLNVALVIEYQGKGHFGNSRDSRARAQKSDTVKRQALREAGIELVELPAKFDRDMVAEIVRGLVLQDSAGS; this is encoded by the coding sequence ATGGAATTGACACCCGGCACATTTGCGCTGATCGCGTTCGCGGTTGCCTTTGTCGTGATCCTCGCGGCGTTCATCTCGCGCAAGGGCATCTTCGCGCCCCCGTTTGAACGCCGCCCCCTCATGAACCAGACGGAATTGCGGCTCTTCAAGATGCTGCGCGCGGAACTGCCTGCCGGCTGGAGCGTGATGTGCCAGGTCGCCTACGGGGCGTTCCTGCGCAATAAGAGCTATAAGCGCTATATGAGCATCAACTCAAAACGCGCGGATTTCGTGCTGCTGGACGCTGATCTGAATGTGGCCCTGGTGATCGAGTATCAGGGCAAAGGCCATTTCGGGAACAGCCGCGACAGCCGCGCACGCGCCCAGAAAAGCGATACCGTCAAGCGGCAGGCACTGCGAGAGGCAGGTATTGAACTCGTCGAACTGCCCGCAAAGTTTGATCGCGACATGGTGGCGGAAATAGTGCGGGGGCTGGTTTTGCAAGACAGTGCTGGATCGTAG
- a CDS encoding type IV secretion system protein, whose product MGIVSWIVGSVEGFLATAGETAFGALLGSVGTIGMAMATLAVVFVALNAMLQVKSIDLRTAVMLGVKLALVGIFARNWAEFNSVTNAIVGGSEHLAGVIVGAAGGVGNGSAGHFAQQFDAIISDLIDTANNIGSAMNWVGGAFFTTIAFIILAAMGAAAGLMIVFAKLMITFYVSIAPIMITMSLLNATKDYFQNWLTGIISYAFYPIVIAAVFSVIISMSDQMASNVNSGDLATLGQTIPFFAMIIMAFFAIFLIPVIMRQITGNIQLTSAMSGPMAALGTLSAARMAGLMGRPGPVQPVGLGAGGATRGPGGGPGTASAAASRMARSARLAGR is encoded by the coding sequence ATGGGCATTGTCTCCTGGATCGTCGGATCGGTCGAAGGCTTCCTCGCCACTGCAGGCGAGACAGCATTCGGGGCCTTGCTCGGCTCTGTCGGCACGATCGGCATGGCGATGGCAACCCTGGCCGTGGTGTTTGTTGCCCTCAATGCGATGCTGCAGGTCAAGTCGATCGATCTGCGCACCGCTGTCATGCTGGGGGTCAAATTGGCCCTCGTGGGGATCTTCGCGCGCAATTGGGCCGAGTTCAACTCTGTGACCAATGCCATTGTCGGTGGGTCGGAGCATCTTGCTGGCGTGATCGTCGGTGCGGCGGGTGGTGTTGGCAATGGGTCTGCTGGTCATTTCGCGCAGCAGTTTGATGCAATCATTTCTGACTTGATCGACACCGCAAACAATATCGGCAGCGCAATGAACTGGGTCGGGGGGGCGTTTTTTACGACAATCGCCTTCATCATCCTTGCCGCCATGGGCGCTGCCGCCGGTCTGATGATCGTCTTCGCCAAGCTGATGATCACCTTCTATGTCAGCATCGCGCCGATCATGATCACCATGTCGCTCCTGAATGCCACGAAAGACTATTTCCAGAACTGGCTCACCGGGATCATCAGCTATGCCTTCTATCCCATCGTGATTGCTGCCGTATTCTCGGTCATCATCTCGATGAGTGACCAGATGGCCAGTAATGTGAATTCCGGCGATCTCGCAACCCTCGGTCAGACCATCCCCTTCTTTGCCATGATCATCATGGCATTTTTCGCGATATTCCTGATCCCCGTGATCATGCGCCAGATCACCGGCAATATTCAGCTGACCTCCGCGATGAGCGGGCCCATGGCCGCCCTCGGCACCCTCTCCGCCGCCCGCATGGCTGGACTTATGGGCCGGCCCGGGCCAGTACAGCCCGTAGGCCTCGGCGCGGGTGGGGCAACGCGGGGGCCGGGGGGCGGTCCAGGGACCGCGTCGGCCGCGGCAAGCCGTATGGCGCGCTCGGCACGTCTGGCAGGGAGATGA